The segment GTTATATTACTCTGTGTTTATATTGACTTATGATCGGAGGGTCCATACCGAGTAGTGAGACCAAAGGGTATTCCTCGAGACACAAGACCTAAGGGTCCATACCGAGCCGTGAGACCGAAGGGTCTTCACCGAGAcacaggaccggagggtccataccgagacatgagaccggagggtcttcaccgtgacacatgactggagggtccttatcgagatatagccatgaaaGACTAATCATTtgtgtgtatggtattttggggaaacttactaagcttcgtacttacagTGTTGGTGTAAAATGTGTTTCGGGTACAtcttaggatcgcgggaaggcggtgacatgattgtacacatccgTCAGCTTATGGAGATttgaggattttgggatactctgatattgtttggtaataacttatataatatgtgATGAATtgaatttatgagtaatgtttttgagaattaaaattgaaaattttatctTGAAATTTGAGGTGTTTCAGGTGCTTCATTCTTTCTTTCCAAAACCGTAACCTCCTTAGAGGAggttaccctctctctctctctctctctctctctctctctctctcttttcttcATCTCTTCTTGAAGATTACTTGCATTTTCATgccctctttaagttcatattggttatgaacttaaagctttAAGGGATTAAGAGTTTATGGGCtaacatctacatcaagttgagtcattctTAATGTCTCacaggttccacattcttcatccacttccaagcctcccaagaggacccaaagaactaaaatgttgttatttcttcatcctttctttggttggtgtttaaatcTTTATATAACTGGCAAGAAGATCcctggtgggtataaaatgttatgttatgttcaaaTTCTTAAATCTTCCGTTGccatatttttcaagtttatgaaacaatttttgaactaaaacccaacatcaTAGCTGTGCACCCGATCGACACCCTCATCAAACGGCCCTTAATATGTTTAGACATAAACTACAAGCCACCTACTTCTAGTTGTTTGAGTCCTAATTAGAGAAGTTGTGCCAAAGGGGTAACCTATTTATTTGATATTTTCATtcaaactttttaattttttttattcttcaGATTTGGGCAATTATTTATTACTTCATTTATTTATCGTTTATTGATTTATTTCTTATAGTTTATTGTATATTATGCATGATTCGATTATTTGTTTCGTGTTGTGTAACGTGGCTCTTTTAGGTGTGAAGGTGTTATTTGATAAAGATTTATTAAAGAAGTTTACTTGTTAATACAAATATTGACTATGTGTTATACATGTGAATAATTAGTCAATCAAATGGAAGTTAAACTTATGTATAACAAGGATTGCTACATTCAATATATTATATTACCTTTAATATGAGATCTTTATCAAATTTTTAATCAATCTATGTATCTGTATATTGTTGTTTGCATAATCTTGTTTATCATAATCTATGATCATTGATATCATGATTCGACTTGGAATTCCATAAGTTTAATAGTTtccatgaaaaaaaaaacattggaaTATGAAAGAACTTGAATTTGTACATCCTTAAGTACTACAAATTCATATATCTTCAAACTGAGTTCACGTTTAGTCCTCTTTGAATTTATTTATTGCATTTTAGGTTATTAAgcataggggtgcaaacgagccgagccgagccgagcccgagcctggccatgctcggctcgggctcgtttaagttatatgaggctcgagctcgagctcgagctcggctcgattcgagctttcttgtactgagctcggctcgagctcgtaaagaattatccaagctcggctcgggctcaggCTCGACTCGTTTGTTATCTGACGttcctaaataagcttaagctcgactcgagctcgttaagaagctcgtttactaataccctaaatctGTAATTCctgtaatatatttttattttaatatgtataaataataataaattatattatgtaaaggctcgtttaggctcgcgagcctaatcgagcttaatgacataggctcgagctcgagctcgtttaataaacgagcttaatattaagctcgagctcggctcggactcgtttaaaatcgatttcgagtcaagcttttaacgatccgatcctgagtagctcgcgagtagcttgactcgtttgcacccctaattAAGCATTAAAAAATGTAATGCAATGGTTTCACTATGTATTTTCGGAGTCTACAACTTGGTACTTGCCTTGTCATGATTGGCATCTCAAGACATTTTTACATTGTTGTAGACTTGTAGTTGTATGTTATAATATTTGGTTTGTTGCAGATGTAATGTAAAAAACTTTGGGGGCATTTTTATGTTTACCTAAAAATAAAAGGTAAATTGAGGGACCAAATctataaaattgaaaatttttgtagACCTTTTCCACGTGTGGGACCACATTTGAAGTTCACTCCAATAATAAATTAAAGAGCATATGAGGGTTCATTATGTAAATAGTTAAAACAACAAGGAGTCGTTGGAAAAACCCATAAACATGTAACCCCAACAAGATCCGAAAAGAAGTGTGCCCGAATTTCATCACAACCTTGTCTCTTTTATACCGAGAGAGGCGATTAAAATCGGGCGTAATAGCTGAGGGTTGAAGCTGCTGATTGAAGTTGATTTATCGTTGAATCTGATCCGTTATCATGGATCTGAATCCGGTTTGTTTCCAGAATCTCTATTCCTTTTTATGGTGCCGTGTAATGCTATAAGATTCATGTAATACTGGTATCTGTTCGTCAGATCGAAATTTTGTAAGGGAAGTTTTGGGGAAACAGTGTTTTATCGTGTTTGTTGCTTGTGAAAGTTCTTGATTTACGCATTTCAAGTAATTTGATTGTTCACTTAGGCACGCGATTGACTAATTCTATCATTGATTTGGGATGCGACTGATATCATGAAATGTGATGTTGGCATTTATTATTATGATTGTATAGCCGTAGATCTTAGTCAGTCGCAAATTTTCCTATGTACATCATTGAACGCCATAATGATTTGATGTTGAATTATGTTCAGAATAGATAGAAGGATATGGAAAATTGGAAACCATGATTATACTTTGGTATTCCATCGTTAGTCATGATGATTTCACAGACGTTACCTTTTGTGTTCTTGACAAAAAACTGCAGATGACACTAAAAACCCCTCAAGATCGGTATTTGGTAACCATGTATTGATGTTTAAGCAAATTGTATGTTGCTTCATGTGGCCTTCCTCCTTGACAGTGTAGCATTTTGGTCTTTTTGAATCTGAATCTATGTTTAGGCAAACTCCTAATTTAACATCTTTAACATTATGTTATTGAACTACATTATGAATTTAAGCACCAAAAACCATGCTTATTAAACAACCCTAAATTTATTCTGCAAATATGCCAAGAGAAAGGTTGGATGTGTCATATGTTCTAGAGGTAGTGAATTGTACCTATTTAGCTTCCCTGTTTCTTGTATATTGTAATTGCTATGCTATTTTACTTGTTTTAGAATGGTGAAACTGATAATCACATTGTGATTGCATGAGTTCTTATAATTATCAAGCTTATTAGTGGGTTTTAGCATCTGACATACTGTGTTCATTATATCTTACAAGAAAATTTGAAGAGTGAATAAGAATTTAAAAAAGCTACTTATTGTCTTTTGTACTCAGCCTGCAGGAGAAAACTATGCAAACCCAAGGATATGCTTCTTTCATGTCCTCTTCAAGGTCTAGTCTTTTCCTTgttttttctttcttcttcttcttctcattacatttcatttaataataaaactctTTCTTTTTTTGTAAAATCAGGCTGGAGCATTGGCGTTTTACATACTATCAGCACTGTTTTTTGATAGTTTTGTGATAATATTTGTGGTGACTGTTCTTCTTTCTGCTCTTGATTTTTGGGTGGTGAAAAATGTGAGTGGTAGAATCTTAGTTGGTTTGAGGTGGTGGAATGAAATTGATGACAATGGTGAAAGTGTCTGGAAATTTGAATGTCTTGATCAAGAGGTATACATTTTCATTTTCCTCTTCATTTTTTCTTTTTCCTCATCAAGTGTGTTTAAAAAGTATTTGAGAAAATGATGAGGGAATGGAAGGAAACAAAATAATCAAGGGCCAATTtgtaaaaagtcaaacttaaggGTGCAAGTCTTATTTCCTTGATAGATAGTGTCCGAAATGAAATGTTAAATCTTTTTTGTTTTACAGTCATTGGCTCGAATGAACAAAAAGGATTCATGGCTGTTTTGGTGGACTCTTTACTTGACTGTAAGTGAATTTATTCCCACTTTTCTAAGACTTTTCTCAATTAATTCATTCTTTCTTTATTGacgatataataataataataataataataataataataatttctttTTTGTAGGCGGTTGTATGGATATTCTTTGGAATATTCTCTCTGATAAGATTCCAAGCTGATTATCTCCTTGTTGTTGGAGTTTGCTTGACACTCAGTGTTGCAAATATTGTGGGCTTTACAAAATGTCGCAAAGGTAAAATTTCTTTCTAATTATAGCAAGATATTTTTAATGTTAATCATATGAtaatttttctaattttaaaaaaaaattaaaaataaattcagatGCAAAGAAGCAGATTCAAGCATTTGCCTCCCAGACAATTGCGAACCGGTTCCAGTCTACGTTACAGTCTGCATTTAGTGTGGtgtgattttgatttttatattacaaaaaaggaaaaagaaaaaagtttGGTTTGTTATTGTACTTGTTTTGATATACCGTAAATGCCCCTCCAATTAGTATTCATATAATTAGTTAAAACTCAAATATGTTCCTAATTCCTCTACTTGTTTTGAATCATGCCAAGTTGAAACTCGTTATCAAACTTTGAGCAAAACAATACGACCATTTTGTTAATGGTATATATAGTTGTTATTGGATTTTTGCTGTTTGTTTGGGGTAATAAGTGAACGTTTTACATTTTTATTTGGTGACTGTTTTGAAGTTAGTTTTAAATATATTGTTTTGAATATTTGACATACGATCAAAATTATTTGACATAAGTAATTGtataaagggataatgacttgaaagggtaacgaactttcgacttttgtcacatttagtcactaaactttttttcgttatctatttgccattgaactattgtaactgttcacattttacccttatgaccggctgttgccggtcataagggtaaaatgtgaacaatttcaatagttcaatggcaaatagataacgaaaaaaagtttagtgactaaatatgaacaaaatcaaaagttcgtttccttctaaaaagttcaatgaataaatgtgaacaaacttcctcttgtattatgttttagtaaattatttatttttgttaaattgtagcaacacttgttgatgaagaaatctatgaaataaaaaaaaaaacaaaaccctaaaaatatatttaaaaaaaaacaaataaccaaaaccgaaataaaaaaccaatggtttgacattttccaaaataaaaaatcaaaatttccaatatgattttggttttacaaaaaaatgaaccattctcactgatgtgaattatgaccattggtttggcatgtgacatttgtgacatcccatgaatatgtagttacaacatcgtctaaacttgtaattcatagtaaggggtttgagtatcatcgcatgaatatgtagttacaacatcgcctgaacgcGTAATTcgtcacctacaggttatgggcctactggtgtttccactgggttgtctagaatagtccatggtcgtcatctatactctggtagatgactacatcgtcACATTGctggttaaggttatggtatctcctttcatcctacatcacatattcatcatcatctatttacctaattatcatcacatttctatcatcacctatctctcatcattttatttcatcacacaccaactatttcatctacccatgtttcatccgcaacatatttttagatataaaataaatataccgtttaaatcttttaaaacatgtataaaatcgttcatccagcatagacaacaagtattcaaataatatgcacacatagcacgtaatttatataaaatatttcatatccatgtgtaagatgaaagtaactatatataccataaaaatcccataaatgcttcctaacttcgaaccccaaggtttactctactaaatCTTCATATTCTCAgctctctggacctagaagggtccagatctatcacaccaaaaagctcaagatagctcttcctctcactctacacactcaagctcgctagggttctcacttatgggaaaggtagtcgcaattgaaggccataagtgcctttaaatatggcttgggcccaaagatttagggtttctgccaacagcgcagactcgtcgagtcgcctcaccgactcgtcgagtccattcattaatccgagtcatcaatcgcgaccttactcgacgagttgagacgtcaactcatcgagtctctcttcttaactcaaaagaaaaatacttaaattatgatacctggaaatccgaatgttacattttgtttttttatttcatagatttcttcatcaacaaatgttgctacaattaaacaaaaataaataattttgctaaaacataatacaataggagtttgttcacatttagtcattgaattttttagagggaaacgaactttcgattttgttcacatttagtcactaaactttttttcgttatctatttgccactaaactattgaaactgttcacattttacccttatgaccggtaacagccggtcataagggtaaaatgtgaacagtttcaatagtttagtggcaaatagataacgaaaaaaagtttagtgactaaatgtgacaaaagtcaaaagttcgttaccctttcaagtcattatcccttgtaTAAATATTTGAACAACCATCAAGATATCCTAGTGTTTTATCTGGTATAAAACAATCCAAAAGGGAGTTATCCAGGTTTCAGGGGATGATCTGATCTGatttaaataaacatttaaataaactaaatatTTGAGGTAAATATATATGAATACATGATTCTACcttgaattttttttctaataTATTAAGTCAAATATCTAATAAGAATCAATGATTATGTGAAACGATTGTTACAATTTAGCAAATTTACAGTCAACTTGGAATATATGAATTTGATATGTAATAAGTACCACAAAAGTTAATAATCCAAGTAAAACAATATGATAAAAATCTGTATGTAGtacataaataattataaacttataaaataTGTAGGTAGAAGCTTTTGCAatgcataaaattaaaatataatattcaaAATTGAGCTATTACTAAAAAACCAATAGACAATATAAAGGGAAatctattataataaataaagattttttttttgccaTTTGTCGCACtttcattcaatttgccaaatatcattttatagttattttgaattaattttttttcacatgtcattttatgagtttttctattttattaaattccatataatattttaatataattgcaataaatatagtaataaatggatatcaatttcattaatcaacttaccttttaatttcaaaattctcaaagttaAATTTCATTagtttaatttgtttatttatttagatTAATAGGTataagactcatgtattacatgggttaattaaaaaaattaaatagaaatgtctaaatatttaaaaactttggatttataaaaaaataaaaaaataatgaattattaatttttttttttatcttttaaatttaaataaacaaacACAATAAACTAATGGGCTTtaatttggaaattttgaaataagaaatcAAGTCCATTaataaattgatattcatttattactatatttattgtaattattacattaaaatatgatgtgaaatttattaaaatagaaaaaacctataaaataacatgtggaaaaggaattaattcaaaataactacaaaatgacatttgacaaattgaatgagaatgtaACATGTGGAAAAAAcctttcatttattatagtagactaGGTATAAAACCCATGTATTAAATGAgtttattttaaagaaaaaaaatatgaaattttaaatatttgagaagtttaaatttataaaaaaatgaaaaatattaattattaaaattaaattgtttgtttttcttttaaattaaataaatagttTAGATAAGTAAATAAAGGAAACTAACGgaactttaatttagaaaatttgaaattaaaaggaagtccattaatgaaattgatatgcatttattattacatttattgcatttataacatttaaatattatgtgaaaattaataaaatgaaaaaaaccacaaaatgccatgtggaaaaaaattaattgaaaataaccacaaaatgacatgtggccaaatcaatgagtgtgacatgtgacaaaaagttctttatttattagggaggatttgtttaaatttaaaagataaaaaatattttcattataataatttattatttttcttattttcttataaattcaaagttgtcaaatattttgacctttatatttaatttcttttttaaattaacccatgtaatacataggTCACATAACCAATTAAGTAATTTAACTAACTATTACAAAtgagattttcaaaaaaaaaatcattatttttcaattttttaaaaataaccaTTTTCTCTGAAATGCCACGTTCTGGAGTAATGTTTGAAGTGCCCCGCATCCAAATGAAATTAGGaccaaaaaactaaaaaaagacCATAAATTACATGCATAATatgttaaattaaaaaaataaaacattgaTAATAAAACATCAATCCAAATCTTAAAACTATAATAGCAAGTTCTGATTTTGAACAACAGTAGAAATACAACCGTTATATTTTTAAGGATAATTTAGTAAATTTGTTAGTTTTGATTTTAAACAACAGTAGAAATACAACAGTTATATTTTTAAAGGTAATTTAGTAAATTTGTTACAATACATAAGAGTTTTTTCATTTACTCGAGTTTTTTTAAAGAAACTAACAGCTAAAAACTCCCAAAAGTTGCGAAAGCCCATTGCTGAACGGGCCCTTAATGAGCAAACCACAAAGACACTTACGCAATGCAATGTCTAACAATTACAAAAACAcaacagaaaaaaaaatagaaagtgATATACAAAACGTAAATCCTATACCTTACTTGTGCTCATTATTAGCACATATGTCTTAACAATTACAAAAACTCAACATAGCATATCAATTGGTGAACATATACCATGTTTGCAAAAAACAAAGTCAAGTTTACAAAATAACAAATGATGCATCAAAATCATGATCAAGCACTTAACTTGTTAACCCTAAAAGAGGCCATAACTTTACGAAGATCATTCTCTTCTTCTACAAATACATTTTCAGGCACTTGTAGTCTCAATTCATATAATTGATTGTTTTCAACTCCAAGAACCGAAAGATATCTCCTATTCCATTCCATACGCACCACTCTATCTTCTGGCATAACAGCCAACTCATTATTGCTAGCAAACGACTTTATGTTTACCTAAACAGAATAAGACCCAAAATCAAAGAGCTGAATTCAACAATTTTGATTTGTTTATGATAACATCGTGTAAATAAATCAATGAAAGTAAAATGGTAGATATTTCAAAGAAACGAAAGTATAGGATGCTATAATTcattggatttttgattttggaAGAATCTAACCTCAATTTGGTAATACATCTTCCCATCATCAGCAACTGTAGAAGAAGTAGAGAGAATACTTGATTCACGCTTCACCCCAAGCCTAGTAGACATGAATTCTGTCAAATACTGTCTAAGAACAGCCTTTCCTGCTTCTTCAGGTGGACCCAAATCTTCTACACTCTTGTATTTCGATGATGAAGGTGAGGATACTTCAACAGAGAGGTTTTCGTCAAGAACATAAGGGTCTCTGAAGAATATGTCAGCATTTGCACCTCGAACTTGAATCCAGTTTTTAGGATAATCGAATGAGTACCCATCAAACGAATCTATATATTCCTTGAATCCTATAGTTGGTTGAGCAAATGCAAAATTGCTCTCAGTTTGTGAGAATAGGCAACTGGAAAGGATCAAGGTGCTCATCAAACTCCTCCTTGGAACTACAAAAGCTTTAGTCTGATTATATATTAGAAGGGCAGATAATGAAGGTCGAATGCATTTTTTATACCATCATAATTGAAGTCAAATCGATTCGTATTGATAATCATGGCGTTGGAATTTGGAATTGAAGTAGGGTTGTTGATGGGATAGATAAAGTATTAGAGAGACTTACGGATTGCAGGTTGCAAGAAAGAGAAGAGCAGGAGGCGGAATTGGAATTGGAAACCATAGCAAATGGAGCGACACGTGTCGGCAGCATCAGCAGGGCGGTGTGGGCGGCGGAAGAGAGGAAATGAGGGGGAATTGAGCGGAGGACGGTGGCAGTAGGAGTGGAAAGGGGTCGGAAACCGAGATGGTCTACTATGGTTACAGCCATCCGACTGGATTTTGTAGAGATAAGAAACTAGCGAGGGTGTGTATATATCGGGGTTTTATCAATGAAATGGCCGGGGTATTAGGTTGGATTGATTGAGTTCCTTGTTTTCAAAAAATGTGTTTGAATAGTCTAAATTAatttaaattcaaataaaataaaatttggttggatcggtttttataatttaatttctaaaaaccaaaacattttaaaacgacatataattataatattatctaaCTTTACATAATAAGCAAAAACAatttatttagttgtgatttgaaatttataaacaactaataagaagatatattataattaaatattttatagatagaaaacttttgagagaaaatacatattaatgttttttttatcaggtgaaacgttttgaacctatttgaaaaaataaaataaaaaattaataaataacaatagatatatattataaatagatttataataaatgtttattcggtttttttggaccattcagttcttattttataaaccaaaaccaatccgaaatccaaaaaaaTAATTCGATTTTATTGAAAGCCAatccaaaaatctgaatatcCGAACCGAATAGCCCattcaaattgtccaattggatagtTTGGTTTTTATCTGAACAATGAACAGCCCTAGAAATGTCCACTTACTTTTCAAACATCAAGCCACATCGTTTTGATAAGaacaaattacacgaatggtccttaaggttttgttttttcttttaaagtaGTCCATACGAAACTTTTTTCCCTTAGATGATACCTACGGAACAAACCTTG is part of the Lactuca sativa cultivar Salinas chromosome 7, Lsat_Salinas_v11, whole genome shotgun sequence genome and harbors:
- the LOC111889088 gene encoding psbP domain-containing protein 1, chloroplastic: MAVTIVDHLGFRPLSTPTATVLRSIPPHFLSSAAHTALLMLPTRVAPFAMVSNSNSASCSSLSCNLQSTKAFVVPRRSLMSTLILSSCLFSQTESNFAFAQPTIGFKEYIDSFDGYSFDYPKNWIQVRGANADIFFRDPYVLDENLSVEVSSPSSSKYKSVEDLGPPEEAGKAVLRQYLTEFMSTRLGVKRESSILSTSSTVADDGKMYYQIEVNIKSFASNNELAVMPEDRVVRMEWNRRYLSVLGVENNQLYELRLQVPENVFVEEENDLRKVMASFRVNKLSA
- the LOC111889090 gene encoding Golgi apparatus membrane protein-like protein ECHIDNA, with protein sequence MDLNPPAGENYANPRICFFHVLFKAGALAFYILSALFFDSFVIIFVVTVLLSALDFWVVKNVSGRILVGLRWWNEIDDNGESVWKFECLDQESLARMNKKDSWLFWWTLYLTAVVWIFFGIFSLIRFQADYLLVVGVCLTLSVANIVGFTKCRKDAKKQIQAFASQTIANRFQSTLQSAFSVV